TTATGTCATCTATTTCAATCATTAGAGTTTCAGATAAATGTTTAATTTGAAATATATTCTTATAATATAATGAAGCTGCTTCGAGCGGAGGTTCAGAAGGAGCATAAATTGGCAATTTAAGACCCTTGTTTTGTAGTGCGTATCTTAAAACATATAGGTCTGAAAAATGATCAGGATGAAGATGTGAAAGGATAATCATATCAATTTTATCAACTGAAATATACTTTTGTAAATTGGCGAGTGTTCCATTTCCAAAGTCTAAAATGATTCGATAATCATTTATTGTCAGCAAATATCCGGAACATGCTCCACCCGGGCCAGGAAAAGGACCGGTATTTCCGAGTACGGTTAATTTCATCATTCGACCTCTTTTCAAAATAAACTATTTCTATTATACACTGAAAAATTGATGATCATACAGATTTTTTAATCGTTTTTTGATATAATGATTAAAATTTGTAAGTCAGGAGGTTATGATGACTCAAAAAATTCATGTGTTTGGACACCGTAATCCGGATACTGATTCGCTCTGTTCAGCTATTGCCTATGCTAATTTAAAAAATTTGATGGGATTTGATAATGTTTTTCCTGCGCGCTTGGGGCCAGTTAATAAAGAAACACAGTTTGTTCTTGATTATTTTAAGGTAGACGCACCGGAGCTGATTAATGATGTTAAACCACAGGTTTCAGATCTGATTTTGAGTGATTTTTCAATGGTCTCCGAGAATGATTCAATATCTGAAGCCATTTCGGTTATTTTAGAACAACCTGGGCGCTCGGTGCCCGTAGTTGATGAACACAAAAAACTGATTGGTATGCTTTCGTTGTCCGATATCATCCACACGTTTACTAGTGCATTTTCAAAAACTGTCTTACGAGACAATAAAACGCCTTATGTTAATCTTATTAAACTATTAAATGCAGATGTAATTGGAGAACTGCCTGACCAGATAGTTTCTGGTTCAGTTTATACAATAACTGAAATAGAAAATAATCAAAAACTTAATCGTCAGGATATTATAGTTACTGTAGGAGCAAAAGAATATCTTGATAAGGCCTTTAAAACTGAAGCTGGCGTTATTATTTGTTCAAGTACCGATAAAAAGATTTTGGATCCATTGCCGGACTATCCGAAAGGTGTTATATTTTTTGTTGACCTGGGACCTTTTGAAGTCATTAGGTTATTATCCCAAGGGATTCCCATAAAAAATTATTACCAGAAGAAACAGCTGGAATACTTTATGACATATGAGACGATAGATGATGTAAAAAAGAATATGTTAACTTCTGTTCATGAACGATTCCCTGTCGCTAATGAAGAAGGTGAAGTCGTTGCGATTATTTCCAAAAGTCATTTAGTTGATTTTAACCGAAAAAAAGTTATACTTGTAGACCATAATGAAAGAAGTCAGTCTATAATTGGGATAAACGAAGCAGAAATCATCGAAGTGATTGATCATCACCGTATTGCTGATATTCAAACTGCTTCCCCACTCTATTTGCGAATTGAACCAGTTGGATGTACTAGTACGATCGTTTATAAGGTTTATCAGGAAAATGAAGTTTCTATTCCGGATAAAATTGCAGGTTTGATGCTTAGCGCAATAATTTCTGATACGCTGCTCTTTAATTCCCCTACTTGTACCAACCAAGATAAAGAAGCAGCTATTCAACTGGCAAAACAGCTAAAACTTGATTTAAACGAATATGGAAAAAAAATGCTGATTGCGGGAAGTAATCTGGATACAATGTCGCCTAGTGAAATTCTTAGTACAGACCAGAAAATATTTACTATGGGTTCTTATAAAATTTCAATTTCACAGATCAACACAGGTGATTTTAGGGGGATTTATAAAAAACTTGATGCTGTTCTTGGTGAAATGAATGATTTAGGCAACCGAGAAAACATGGATCTTTGTCTCTTAATGGTTACTGATATTATTTTGGGCGGGACTGAACTGATCATTGCCGGTCAAGAAAAGAGACTTGCACAATTAGCTTTTGATTTTTCTCCAAATGAATACAGTAAGTTTTTTAATGGCGTGTTCTCCAGGAAAAAACAGATTGTTCCCCCTTTAATGAATGCATCCGCTATATAAGGAGGATCATGTGAAAATCTTTCGACTTATATTAGTGGTCGTAGTAATCAGTTCTATTTGTTTGACGGGATGTCAGGAGAATGAGATTATCAATGATCCGGAAACAGGAGAAA
This genomic interval from Eubacteriaceae bacterium ES3 contains the following:
- a CDS encoding MBL fold metallo-hydrolase; this encodes MMKLTVLGNTGPFPGPGGACSGYLLTINDYRIILDFGNGTLANLQKYISVDKIDMIILSHLHPDHFSDLYVLRYALQNKGLKLPIYAPSEPPLEAASLYYKNIFQIKHLSETLMIEIDDITIRFKEMKHPVLDYAIKIQTPEKSFVYTGDTAYTESLIDFSKGADALLIDSAFLKDTESLIHCCVKQACELGNKAEVNKLILTHFDPYSDPWDYQKKGETLFNGPLKTAEIGKTILI
- a CDS encoding putative manganese-dependent inorganic diphosphatase; amino-acid sequence: MTQKIHVFGHRNPDTDSLCSAIAYANLKNLMGFDNVFPARLGPVNKETQFVLDYFKVDAPELINDVKPQVSDLILSDFSMVSENDSISEAISVILEQPGRSVPVVDEHKKLIGMLSLSDIIHTFTSAFSKTVLRDNKTPYVNLIKLLNADVIGELPDQIVSGSVYTITEIENNQKLNRQDIIVTVGAKEYLDKAFKTEAGVIICSSTDKKILDPLPDYPKGVIFFVDLGPFEVIRLLSQGIPIKNYYQKKQLEYFMTYETIDDVKKNMLTSVHERFPVANEEGEVVAIISKSHLVDFNRKKVILVDHNERSQSIIGINEAEIIEVIDHHRIADIQTASPLYLRIEPVGCTSTIVYKVYQENEVSIPDKIAGLMLSAIISDTLLFNSPTCTNQDKEAAIQLAKQLKLDLNEYGKKMLIAGSNLDTMSPSEILSTDQKIFTMGSYKISISQINTGDFRGIYKKLDAVLGEMNDLGNRENMDLCLLMVTDIILGGTELIIAGQEKRLAQLAFDFSPNEYSKFFNGVFSRKKQIVPPLMNASAI